From the genome of Streptomyces sp. NBC_01116, one region includes:
- a CDS encoding beta-ketoacyl synthase N-terminal-like domain-containing protein: MSKYAIVGLSCLFPGAESPAEFWQNLRAGTDNRGEGGEQIFGPGIDARDADPQHAVYCTRGGFVTGFDFDPEGYLLDPGHLSGLDRIFHWSLHVAREALRDSGQLDRPGVLDRTGLILGNYSFPTPASAAVSVPLVQESVLEGLRRAGHPALGALADESRRIDPSRLHPENLRVSGSPASVAASALGLGGPRYALDAACSSALYALKLACDHLAAGQADLVLAGGVCAPDPTLIHLSFSDLQAYPRDGFSQPFDSRSGGILTGQGAGMVAVKRLADAVRDGDRIHAVVDGIGLTNDGSGRHLLVPQGGGQLQSYQRAYADAGVDPATVDYLECHATGTPIGDATEVDSVAEFFGGADRVPLIGSVKGNIGHLLTVAGLSSLLKVVLSMGDGYIPPTIGVTRPVTSKDGRVGEESLVRTGRAWPEGEGPRRAAVSAFGFGGTNAHVVLSAATAADGTPEETAPAEVPALDIVGLGAHFGPLDSLDAFEEAVHQGAGALVPLPERRWRGLDQTRGGSLEAATGVAPGTVPNGAFVDGLGIDPVDLKIPPADLRTYNLQHALVTKVADEALRDAGFSRATAEGRSAPDPRRIAVVIGMEIEPMTHLRLTRRGLGAFVREEFARAGVAVDEERLAAVSAAGRDAVVDPIVANEVLSFIGNIMASRISSLWNLTGPSFTVSSDGSGTAEALEVARLLLLDPSIEAVLVGAVDLAGSAENLLLRPDVVGEAGLTFGEGARGRRIGEGAGAVVVTRPDERERPAYARLDAVAIRHAAPVDGVVPEADAATLVAAAEEALATAGVTAADIGYLEAHAGGTEAQDRAEIAALARVYPAGGDGVALGSAKALVGDAGCAATMAGLIRSVLCLHHGYLPGTGGWTRPADGLAEDFGASALFVPTRSQPWLRRNKGARRYAAVDFLGASGAHGHLVLSADATRGRVARADWRRADGPVVLPLSAHSFEALLDVVERHRALVAGADPYDLARQAARELTDVGPRVVLVGQDRDELLAQLDLAARDLPGVHGDGGEWATPAGSYFTARPIGPDGKVALVYPGAFNSYPGLGQDFFRVFPGLLDRFEEDATQPERQLRATSLYPRSQVALGRRELMGLEAGLGDDVPFMLATGTNFAILYTDLVREVLGVRPHGAFGYSLGESSMLFATGGWQTGGRRDDLISDTPIFKDRLCGPRRTVRELWKLPDSVPDASLWASHVLLTDADSVRAALPRYDRVHLTHINTPAELVVAGDPEQCRALVKELGCPAARSPVNVVMHCPVVDAELDGLAGLNDYPTGSFGDLELFSAYDYEALPVLERGETARRIAWTLRSTIDFARLVRDAHDRGFRYFIEVGPGATCSRWIHDTLGDAPHAAVPVDRRGVSTARSVARLVARLVGNGLDLDLSALLESPSTAARTSRAHRFRVGGGDPVPARVARSIAATASAGAAADAVPTVPAAALAASGASAAPAASGPAAPGAAAAGGGPGGRATAGPGTPRPAAPSAPVPSVPPEDSAMPADPTLADAEVITFDGDPISFLPWAPAPHGDTAPPVPARSDAPPPAPAPARPAAAGPATGSDGSPTPAADLVRDIRRQMVTTHSVVMETQRILQGATLSRIEALLGGDAAASAAPPAAPAPPAPLPAPAPAAALPPAAPAPAPAGPPEPPAGQREVKEGVIWDEADLLEFAVGSVAKVFGPEFGVIDGYGKRVRLPAPPYHFVSRVTALDGTTGVFEPATITTEYDVPEDAWYAVDGGVPPAVTVEAGQCDLLLVSYLGIDFRNKGERVYRLLDSTLIFRGNLPRTGQTLRYDISIDRFVHQGDTTLFFFSYRCYADGELILELHDACAGFFSKEELATPLGVVMTDKEKAARAALPKGYFKPLAYTEKNHLTLDDLEVLSQGRPGDVFGPDHAQDPGVNPAIRLPDARLRMIDEVVIDRKGGPRGLGTLSAVKRLEPDAWYFTCHFPDDHVLAGSLVAEGAVQLLQIYLMHQGMHLTLPDARFQCVTDVPIEVQVRGQITQAHREIRYEVEVMELSLLPRATVIADVLIYLGDLPVIRMKGLGLQVREKEGTPFRPEAGGIPRFLGRRNRDGEAAMINEMHLAHAAKGLLDVAMGPEFEIYRDSRAPYIPNGDFQFVDRVMSLKGTRGDLRSPGSEMVTEYDSPADAWYYEENAHPHMPNAVYMESSLQAAIFLGYYLGATLESPKEQYAIRNLDGRATLVKDVDLRGKTIRHHSKLLMTSAVSGAVLQNFSYELSADGEVFYTGESLFGYFSDAALANQVGLDAGKYVAPWIETEKPSADRVRRIELGPDAPAHTDPAGGHLRLAGGRFALVDRVDLVADGGRHGRGYLHGHRAIRPDEWYFDCHFHRDPVMPGSLGVEAILQAMRLFVLEEKLAEGIERPRFAMATEVETAWKYRGQILRDDRELRFDVHIKEIRREEGRLLLIADADLSKPGLRIYELTDVAIEVRSADA; this comes from the coding sequence CGCACCGGCCTGATCCTGGGCAACTACTCCTTCCCCACCCCGGCGTCCGCGGCCGTCAGCGTCCCCCTGGTCCAGGAGTCGGTCCTCGAAGGGCTGCGGCGGGCCGGGCACCCGGCGCTCGGCGCGCTGGCCGACGAGAGCCGGCGGATCGACCCCTCGCGGCTGCACCCCGAGAACCTGCGGGTCAGCGGCTCGCCGGCCTCGGTCGCCGCGAGCGCGCTCGGGCTCGGCGGCCCCCGCTACGCCCTGGACGCCGCCTGCTCCTCCGCGCTGTACGCGCTCAAGCTGGCGTGCGACCACCTCGCCGCCGGCCAGGCCGACCTGGTGCTGGCGGGCGGCGTCTGCGCGCCCGACCCGACCCTGATCCACCTGTCGTTCTCCGACCTCCAGGCCTACCCCCGCGACGGCTTCAGCCAGCCCTTCGACAGCCGGTCCGGAGGCATCCTCACCGGTCAGGGCGCCGGGATGGTCGCGGTGAAGCGGCTGGCCGACGCGGTACGCGACGGGGACCGCATCCACGCCGTCGTGGACGGCATCGGGCTGACGAACGACGGCAGCGGCCGCCATCTGCTCGTCCCGCAGGGCGGCGGGCAGCTCCAGTCGTACCAGCGGGCCTACGCCGACGCCGGTGTCGACCCGGCCACCGTGGACTACCTGGAGTGCCACGCGACCGGGACCCCCATCGGGGACGCCACCGAGGTGGACTCCGTCGCCGAGTTCTTCGGCGGGGCCGACCGGGTGCCGCTGATCGGCTCGGTGAAGGGCAACATCGGCCACCTGCTCACCGTGGCGGGGCTCAGCAGCCTCCTCAAGGTCGTGCTGTCCATGGGCGACGGGTACATCCCGCCGACCATCGGCGTGACCCGTCCCGTCACCTCGAAGGACGGGCGGGTCGGCGAGGAGTCGCTCGTCCGCACCGGCCGCGCCTGGCCAGAGGGCGAGGGCCCCCGCCGGGCGGCGGTGTCCGCGTTCGGCTTCGGCGGGACCAACGCCCACGTGGTGCTCTCGGCGGCCACCGCCGCCGACGGAACGCCCGAGGAGACGGCCCCGGCCGAGGTGCCCGCGCTCGACATCGTCGGCCTCGGCGCCCACTTCGGCCCGCTCGACTCCCTCGACGCCTTCGAGGAGGCCGTCCACCAGGGCGCCGGAGCCCTCGTCCCGCTGCCCGAGCGCCGCTGGCGCGGCCTGGACCAGACCCGCGGGGGCTCCCTGGAGGCCGCCACCGGCGTCGCGCCCGGCACGGTGCCGAACGGCGCGTTCGTCGACGGCCTCGGCATCGACCCCGTCGACCTCAAGATCCCGCCGGCCGACCTGCGTACGTACAACCTCCAGCACGCCCTGGTCACGAAGGTCGCCGACGAGGCCCTGCGGGACGCGGGGTTCAGCCGGGCCACGGCCGAGGGCCGGAGCGCGCCCGACCCCCGGCGCATCGCGGTGGTGATCGGGATGGAGATCGAGCCGATGACCCATCTGCGGCTCACCCGCCGCGGCCTGGGCGCCTTCGTCCGCGAGGAGTTCGCGCGGGCCGGGGTCGCGGTGGACGAGGAGCGGCTCGCCGCCGTGAGCGCGGCCGGCCGGGACGCGGTCGTGGACCCCATCGTCGCCAACGAGGTGCTGAGCTTCATCGGCAACATCATGGCCAGCCGCATCTCCTCCCTCTGGAACCTCACCGGCCCCTCCTTCACCGTCTCCTCCGACGGCTCGGGCACCGCCGAGGCCCTGGAGGTCGCCCGGCTGCTGCTGCTCGACCCCAGCATCGAGGCGGTCCTCGTCGGAGCGGTCGACCTGGCCGGCTCGGCGGAGAACCTGCTGCTCCGCCCGGACGTGGTGGGCGAGGCCGGACTGACCTTCGGCGAAGGCGCCCGTGGCCGGCGGATCGGCGAGGGCGCGGGCGCGGTCGTCGTCACCCGGCCGGACGAGCGGGAGCGCCCCGCCTACGCCCGGCTCGACGCCGTCGCCATCCGCCATGCCGCCCCGGTGGACGGCGTGGTGCCGGAGGCCGACGCGGCGACGCTCGTCGCGGCCGCCGAGGAGGCACTCGCCACCGCGGGCGTCACCGCGGCCGACATCGGCTACCTGGAGGCGCACGCGGGCGGCACCGAAGCCCAGGACCGGGCCGAGATCGCCGCCCTGGCCCGCGTCTACCCGGCCGGCGGCGACGGGGTGGCCCTCGGCAGCGCCAAGGCCCTCGTCGGCGACGCCGGGTGCGCGGCGACCATGGCCGGGCTCATCCGGTCCGTCCTGTGCCTGCACCACGGGTATCTCCCCGGCACCGGCGGCTGGACCCGTCCCGCCGACGGACTCGCCGAGGACTTCGGCGCCTCCGCGCTGTTCGTCCCGACCCGGTCGCAGCCGTGGCTGCGCCGGAACAAGGGGGCGCGCAGGTACGCCGCCGTCGACTTCCTCGGCGCGTCCGGTGCGCACGGGCACCTCGTGCTCTCCGCCGACGCCACCCGGGGCCGGGTCGCCCGGGCCGACTGGCGGCGGGCCGACGGGCCGGTCGTGCTGCCGCTGTCGGCGCACTCGTTCGAGGCGCTGCTCGACGTGGTCGAGCGGCACAGGGCGCTGGTGGCCGGGGCCGACCCGTACGACCTCGCCCGGCAGGCGGCCCGTGAGCTGACGGACGTCGGTCCGCGGGTGGTGCTCGTCGGCCAGGACCGCGACGAGCTGCTGGCCCAGCTCGACCTGGCCGCACGCGATCTCCCCGGTGTGCACGGAGACGGCGGCGAGTGGGCCACGCCGGCGGGCAGCTACTTCACCGCACGGCCCATCGGCCCGGACGGCAAGGTCGCGCTGGTCTACCCGGGCGCGTTCAACTCCTACCCGGGTCTGGGCCAGGACTTCTTCCGGGTCTTCCCCGGCCTGCTGGACCGGTTCGAGGAGGACGCGACCCAGCCCGAACGCCAGCTGCGCGCCACCTCGCTCTATCCGCGCAGCCAGGTCGCGCTGGGCCGCCGCGAACTGATGGGGCTGGAGGCCGGTCTCGGCGACGACGTGCCCTTCATGCTCGCCACCGGCACCAACTTCGCCATCCTGTACACGGATCTGGTGCGCGAGGTGCTCGGCGTCCGGCCGCACGGCGCGTTCGGCTACAGCCTCGGCGAGTCGAGCATGCTCTTCGCGACCGGCGGCTGGCAGACCGGCGGTCGCCGCGACGACCTGATCAGCGACACCCCGATCTTCAAGGACCGGCTGTGCGGGCCCCGCCGCACCGTGCGCGAGCTGTGGAAGCTGCCGGACTCCGTCCCCGACGCCTCCCTGTGGGCCAGCCATGTGCTGCTCACCGACGCCGACTCGGTGCGCGCGGCGCTGCCCCGCTACGACCGGGTCCACCTCACCCACATCAACACCCCGGCCGAACTGGTCGTCGCGGGTGACCCGGAGCAGTGCCGCGCGCTCGTGAAGGAGCTGGGCTGCCCGGCGGCGCGCTCGCCCGTCAACGTCGTCATGCACTGCCCGGTCGTGGACGCCGAACTGGACGGCCTCGCGGGGTTGAACGACTACCCCACGGGCTCGTTCGGCGACCTGGAGCTGTTCAGCGCGTACGACTACGAGGCGCTGCCGGTCCTGGAGCGGGGCGAGACGGCCCGCCGCATCGCCTGGACCCTGCGTTCGACGATCGACTTCGCCCGACTGGTGCGGGACGCCCACGACCGGGGCTTCCGCTACTTCATCGAGGTCGGACCCGGCGCGACCTGCTCGCGCTGGATCCACGACACGCTGGGGGACGCCCCGCACGCCGCGGTTCCCGTGGACCGGCGCGGCGTCTCCACCGCCAGGTCGGTCGCCCGGCTGGTGGCCCGGCTGGTCGGCAACGGCCTGGACCTGGACCTGTCGGCGCTCCTGGAATCGCCGTCGACCGCGGCGCGGACCTCCCGCGCCCATCGCTTCCGTGTGGGCGGCGGTGATCCGGTCCCGGCACGCGTGGCCCGGAGCATCGCCGCGACGGCGTCCGCGGGTGCGGCCGCGGACGCCGTCCCGACCGTCCCCGCCGCCGCGCTCGCCGCCTCGGGAGCGTCCGCCGCGCCCGCCGCCTCCGGCCCGGCCGCCCCCGGCGCCGCCGCCGCGGGGGGAGGGCCCGGCGGTCGAGCCACCGCGGGCCCCGGCACGCCCCGCCCCGCCGCCCCGTCCGCCCCCGTACCGTCCGTACCGCCGGAGGACTCCGCCATGCCTGCCGATCCGACACTCGCCGACGCGGAGGTCATCACCTTCGACGGCGACCCGATCTCCTTCCTCCCCTGGGCGCCCGCACCGCACGGGGACACCGCCCCGCCGGTCCCCGCCCGGTCCGACGCCCCGCCTCCCGCGCCCGCCCCGGCACGCCCCGCGGCGGCCGGCCCGGCCACCGGGTCCGACGGCTCGCCCACGCCCGCCGCCGACCTGGTGCGGGACATCCGCCGTCAGATGGTCACCACCCACTCCGTCGTGATGGAGACCCAGCGCATCCTCCAGGGCGCGACGCTCTCCCGGATCGAGGCGCTGCTGGGCGGCGACGCCGCGGCCTCCGCCGCCCCGCCCGCGGCCCCGGCCCCTCCGGCGCCCCTCCCGGCGCCGGCCCCCGCGGCCGCGCTGCCCCCGGCCGCCCCCGCCCCCGCTCCCGCCGGCCCTCCGGAGCCCCCGGCCGGGCAGCGCGAGGTCAAGGAGGGCGTGATCTGGGACGAGGCCGATCTGCTGGAGTTCGCGGTCGGCTCCGTGGCCAAGGTCTTCGGGCCCGAGTTCGGCGTCATCGACGGGTACGGCAAGCGGGTGCGGCTGCCCGCGCCGCCCTACCACTTCGTCTCCCGCGTCACCGCGCTCGACGGCACCACCGGTGTGTTCGAGCCCGCCACGATCACCACCGAGTACGACGTCCCCGAGGACGCCTGGTACGCCGTGGACGGCGGCGTGCCGCCGGCCGTCACCGTCGAGGCGGGCCAGTGCGACCTGCTGCTCGTCAGCTATCTGGGCATCGACTTCCGCAACAAGGGCGAGCGGGTCTACCGCCTCCTGGACAGCACCCTGATCTTCCGCGGGAACCTGCCCCGGACCGGTCAGACCCTGCGGTACGACATCTCCATCGACCGCTTCGTGCACCAGGGCGACACCACGCTCTTCTTCTTCAGCTACCGGTGCTACGCCGACGGCGAGCTGATCCTCGAACTGCACGACGCCTGCGCCGGGTTCTTCAGCAAGGAGGAGCTCGCCACCCCGCTCGGCGTCGTGATGACCGACAAGGAGAAGGCGGCCCGCGCGGCCCTGCCCAAGGGGTACTTCAAGCCGCTCGCGTACACCGAGAAGAACCACCTCACCCTCGACGACCTGGAGGTCCTGTCCCAGGGCCGGCCCGGTGACGTCTTCGGCCCGGACCACGCCCAGGATCCGGGCGTCAACCCGGCGATCCGGCTGCCCGACGCCAGACTGCGGATGATCGACGAGGTGGTCATCGACCGCAAGGGCGGCCCGCGCGGCCTCGGCACCCTCAGCGCCGTCAAGCGCCTGGAGCCGGACGCCTGGTACTTCACCTGCCACTTCCCGGACGACCACGTGCTCGCCGGCTCGCTGGTGGCCGAGGGCGCGGTGCAGCTGCTCCAGATCTACCTGATGCACCAGGGCATGCACCTCACGCTGCCGGACGCGCGGTTCCAGTGCGTCACCGACGTACCGATCGAGGTCCAGGTCCGCGGCCAGATCACCCAGGCGCACCGGGAGATCCGGTACGAGGTCGAGGTCATGGAGCTCTCGCTCCTGCCCCGGGCCACGGTCATCGCCGACGTGCTCATCTACCTGGGCGACCTGCCGGTCATCCGGATGAAGGGACTCGGTCTCCAGGTCCGGGAGAAGGAGGGCACGCCCTTCCGTCCCGAGGCCGGCGGCATCCCGCGGTTCCTCGGCCGCCGCAACCGCGACGGCGAGGCCGCGATGATCAACGAGATGCACCTGGCCCACGCGGCCAAGGGGCTGCTGGACGTCGCGATGGGCCCGGAGTTCGAGATCTACCGCGACAGCCGCGCCCCGTACATCCCGAACGGCGACTTCCAGTTCGTCGACCGGGTGATGTCGCTCAAGGGCACCCGGGGCGATCTGCGCAGTCCCGGCTCGGAGATGGTCACCGAGTACGACTCGCCGGCGGACGCCTGGTACTACGAGGAGAACGCCCACCCGCACATGCCGAACGCGGTCTACATGGAGAGTTCGCTCCAGGCCGCGATCTTCCTCGGCTACTACCTCGGCGCGACGCTGGAGTCGCCGAAGGAGCAGTACGCGATCCGCAACCTCGACGGCCGGGCGACCCTGGTCAAGGACGTCGACCTGCGCGGCAAGACCATCCGCCACCACTCCAAGCTCCTCATGACGAGCGCGGTCTCCGGCGCGGTGCTCCAGAACTTCAGCTACGAACTCTCCGCGGACGGCGAGGTGTTCTACACCGGGGAGTCGCTCTTCGGCTACTTCAGCGACGCGGCCCTGGCCAACCAGGTGGGCCTGGACGCCGGGAAGTACGTCGCTCCCTGGATCGAGACGGAGAAGCCGTCCGCCGACCGCGTCCGCCGCATCGAGCTCGGCCCGGACGCGCCCGCCCACACCGACCCGGCCGGCGGCCATCTGCGCCTGGCGGGCGGCCGGTTCGCCCTGGTGGACCGGGTCGACCTGGTCGCCGACGGCGGCCGGCACGGCCGGGGCTATCTGCACGGCCACCGCGCCATCCGGCCGGACGAGTGGTACTTCGACTGCCACTTCCACCGCGACCCGGTGATGCCCGGATCGCTCGGCGTCGAGGCGATCCTCCAGGCGATGAGGCTCTTCGTCCTGGAGGAGAAGCTCGCCGAGGGCATCGAGCGGCCCCGCTTCGCGATGGCCACCGAGGTCGAGACGGCCTGGAAGTACCGCGGCCAGATCCTGCGCGACGACCGCGAACTCCGGTTCGACGTGCACATCAAGGAGATCCGCCGCGAGGAGGGCCGGCTGCTCCTCATCGCCGACGCCGACCTGTCGAAGCCGGGCCTGCGCATCTACGAACTGACCGACGTGGCCATCGAGGTCCGTTCCGCCGACGCCTGA
- a CDS encoding PfaD family polyunsaturated fatty acid/polyketide biosynthesis protein: MPLHDTPLRWSGERYPSTDAAGIYHALADLDQPCFIVVTPQGIGAVSGGSAVSGSDTTGWPLLAAAQPLPPHRLGSAAFLAAHGVRSPYMAGAMAGGIASADLVVALAREGFLASYGAAGLLPGTIEKALGRFAVEIPGLPYAVNLIHSPSEDRLEREAVELFLRHGVRCVEASAYLNLTPHVVRYRLAGLRRGPDGSVVADNRLIAKISRTETAERFMRPAPATLVTSLLEQGLITQEQAALAHHVPLADDITVEADSGGHTDRRPLPALLPTILRLRDTVQREHRYTVPIRVGAGGGLGTPVAVSAAFAMGAAYVVTGSVNQSCLESGASTASKAMLAEAGIADCDMAPAADMFEMGVELQVLKKGTLFPMRAKKLYQLYQAHDSIEAIPAAERAKLEQQVFRRPLEDVWQECVGYFERRDPEQLARAAGNPKRRMALVFRWYLGMSSRWAVTGDADRTMDYQVWCGPAMGSFNDWVTGSYLKTPGNRRVADVAHHLMLGAAFHTRLAQLRSAGVRIPAGVGDYRPVPLEAPADGTPAGLR, from the coding sequence ATGCCCCTTCACGACACGCCTCTCCGGTGGTCCGGAGAGCGGTACCCCAGCACGGACGCGGCGGGGATCTACCACGCCCTCGCCGACCTCGACCAGCCCTGTTTCATCGTCGTCACCCCGCAGGGGATCGGAGCCGTCTCCGGCGGCTCGGCGGTCTCCGGCTCCGACACCACCGGATGGCCGCTGCTCGCCGCCGCCCAGCCGCTGCCGCCGCACCGGCTGGGGTCGGCCGCCTTCCTCGCGGCCCACGGGGTGCGCAGCCCGTACATGGCCGGCGCCATGGCGGGCGGCATCGCCTCGGCCGACCTGGTCGTCGCCCTCGCCCGGGAGGGGTTCCTCGCCTCCTACGGCGCGGCCGGGCTGCTGCCCGGGACGATCGAGAAGGCGCTCGGCAGGTTCGCCGTCGAGATCCCCGGTCTGCCGTACGCGGTCAACCTCATCCACAGCCCCAGTGAGGACCGGCTGGAGCGGGAGGCCGTGGAGCTCTTCCTGCGCCACGGCGTGCGCTGCGTCGAGGCGTCCGCCTATCTCAACCTCACCCCGCACGTGGTCCGCTACCGGCTGGCCGGACTCCGCCGGGGGCCGGACGGCTCCGTCGTGGCCGACAACCGGCTGATCGCCAAGATCTCCCGGACCGAGACCGCGGAACGGTTCATGCGGCCCGCGCCCGCGACCCTGGTGACCTCGCTGCTGGAGCAGGGGCTGATCACCCAGGAGCAGGCCGCGCTCGCCCACCACGTACCGCTGGCCGACGACATCACCGTCGAGGCCGACTCCGGCGGGCACACCGACCGCCGGCCGCTGCCCGCGCTGCTGCCGACGATCCTGCGGCTGCGCGACACGGTGCAGCGGGAGCACCGCTACACCGTGCCGATCCGGGTGGGCGCGGGCGGCGGGCTCGGCACCCCCGTCGCGGTCTCCGCCGCCTTCGCCATGGGGGCGGCGTACGTGGTGACCGGTTCGGTGAACCAGTCGTGCCTGGAGTCGGGCGCGTCCACGGCCTCCAAGGCGATGCTCGCGGAGGCGGGGATCGCCGACTGCGACATGGCCCCCGCGGCCGACATGTTCGAGATGGGGGTGGAGCTCCAGGTCCTGAAGAAGGGCACGCTCTTCCCGATGCGGGCCAAGAAGCTCTACCAGCTCTACCAGGCCCACGACAGCATCGAGGCGATCCCGGCCGCCGAACGCGCCAAGCTGGAGCAGCAGGTGTTCCGGCGTCCGCTGGAGGACGTCTGGCAGGAGTGCGTGGGCTACTTCGAGCGGCGCGACCCGGAGCAGCTCGCCCGCGCGGCGGGCAACCCCAAGCGGCGGATGGCGCTCGTCTTCCGGTGGTACCTGGGGATGTCCTCGCGCTGGGCGGTCACCGGCGACGCCGACCGGACGATGGACTACCAGGTCTGGTGCGGCCCGGCGATGGGCAGCTTCAACGACTGGGTGACCGGCAGCTATCTGAAGACGCCGGGCAACCGGCGCGTCGCCGACGTGGCCCACCACCTGATGCTGGGCGCGGCCTTCCACACCCGGCTCGCCCAGCTGCGCAGCGCCGGCGTGCGGATTCCGGCGGGCGTCGGCGACTACCGTCCCGTGCCGCTGGAGGCTCCGGCCGACGGCACCCCGGCGGGTCTGCGATGA
- a CDS encoding acyl-CoA dehydrogenase family protein has translation MSAALTPERLEELLGDPGDDTGPYGFAAAVARDERDAFPTELCEALVGAGFHLAYLPPEWGGTFRSFDRSLTLVRCAARRDVNIMPGTMFSIIAATCLQLHGSPAQRERAAQILRGGGAVAFALTEAEHGSDLLAGEVRLSDGVLDGEKWMVGLGMRCEAVYVVARTGGRGPAAFSAVLLDLASVEPGQLERVPAVRTGGMRGIDLARMRFTGLRVPEDALVGKAGEGLEAAVKAQQAVRLMSMAGSLGIADSAVRLALDFASARRVGRTLVADSPHPRRELAVASAALLAADAVATGAARGVHVLPEVFSVWAPVAKHVVAESCDELIRRCGTVLATRSVLREGERGAGLFQKLQRDSGVVRVIDSSTLANLRSYAGQLPTLTAAGSPSDDRALATVFGLGTDLPAYEPSRLDMFARGSDPVLARLRAVLAEVTGSVAEEDEVTGGLLRGLATAAEGLGELTRAAQRPGADPNALVDAAERYAWLHAAAVCVHLWHANQDRSLYGTKPGSTGWLGAVLGYLLARADGVDPRRHGAALLPALDAVAALRESGQLFSALPVTLAPTRQEPHVQG, from the coding sequence ATGAGCGCGGCGCTGACTCCGGAGCGGCTGGAGGAACTGCTCGGCGACCCCGGCGACGACACCGGGCCGTACGGGTTCGCCGCGGCGGTCGCCCGCGACGAGCGGGACGCGTTCCCCACCGAGCTGTGCGAGGCGCTCGTCGGCGCCGGGTTCCACCTGGCCTACCTGCCCCCGGAGTGGGGCGGCACGTTCCGGTCGTTCGACCGCAGCCTCACCCTGGTGCGGTGCGCGGCCCGCCGGGACGTCAACATCATGCCGGGCACGATGTTCAGCATCATCGCCGCGACCTGCCTCCAGCTGCACGGCTCGCCCGCCCAGCGGGAGCGGGCGGCACAGATCCTGCGCGGCGGCGGCGCGGTGGCCTTCGCGCTCACCGAGGCGGAGCACGGCAGCGACCTGCTGGCGGGCGAGGTGCGGCTGTCCGACGGGGTGCTGGACGGCGAGAAGTGGATGGTCGGCCTCGGGATGCGCTGCGAGGCGGTCTACGTGGTCGCCCGCACCGGAGGCCGGGGACCGGCCGCCTTCTCGGCGGTGCTGCTGGACCTGGCGTCGGTGGAGCCCGGGCAGTTGGAGCGGGTTCCGGCCGTGCGCACCGGCGGGATGCGCGGCATCGATCTGGCCCGGATGCGCTTCACCGGGCTGCGGGTGCCCGAGGACGCGCTCGTCGGGAAGGCCGGCGAGGGTCTTGAGGCGGCGGTGAAGGCGCAGCAGGCGGTGCGGCTGATGAGCATGGCCGGCAGCCTCGGCATCGCCGACAGCGCGGTGCGCCTCGCCCTGGACTTCGCCTCCGCCCGCAGGGTCGGCCGCACCCTGGTCGCCGATTCCCCCCACCCCCGGCGCGAGCTGGCGGTCGCCTCGGCGGCCCTGCTGGCGGCGGACGCGGTGGCGACGGGCGCGGCCCGCGGGGTCCATGTGCTGCCCGAGGTGTTCAGCGTCTGGGCCCCGGTCGCCAAGCACGTGGTGGCGGAGTCCTGCGACGAGCTGATCCGCCGCTGCGGCACGGTCCTCGCGACCCGCTCGGTGCTGCGGGAGGGGGAGCGCGGTGCCGGGCTCTTCCAGAAGCTCCAGCGGGACTCGGGGGTGGTCCGGGTCATCGACTCCAGCACCCTGGCCAACCTGCGTTCGTACGCGGGCCAGCTGCCGACCCTGACGGCGGCCGGCTCCCCGTCGGACGACCGGGCGCTGGCCACGGTCTTCGGGCTCGGCACGGACCTTCCGGCGTACGAGCCGTCCCGGCTCGACATGTTCGCCCGGGGCTCCGACCCGGTCCTCGCCCGGCTCCGGGCCGTGCTCGCGGAGGTGACCGGGAGCGTCGCCGAGGAGGACGAGGTGACGGGTGGGCTGCTGCGCGGCCTGGCCACCGCCGCCGAAGGGCTCGGGGAGCTGACGCGCGCCGCCCAGCGGCCGGGCGCCGACCCCAACGCCCTGGTGGACGCGGCCGAACGGTACGCGTGGCTGCACGCCGCCGCCGTCTGCGTCCACCTGTGGCACGCCAACCAGGACCGCTCGCTGTACGGCACGAAGCCCGGTTCCACGGGCTGGCTGGGCGCCGTGCTCGGCTATCTGCTCGCCCGCGCCGACGGCGTGGACCCCCGGCGTCACGGCGCCGCCCTGCTCCCCGCCCTGGACGCCGTCGCGGCGCTGCGGGAGTCCGGACAGCTCTTCTCCGCCCTGCCCGTCACGCTGGCGCCGACCCGACAGGAGCCCCATGTCCAAGGCTGA